aaaagaaaagaatcatGTATGATCTATTGCTTCTTTTTAGCAGGAACACAGTCAACTCTACtgtcaaaatcatgttcaatccATTTTCCTTATCTGAATGTCAAACTCAACTCAATTAGACAATGCCATCCTCCAGCTATTGAATGCCTACATGAATAATGTGCATGTCAAAGTCCATTTAGCTGGGTATCACTAAGACACTCACTGAATAAGCCAAAATAATCTGCAGCTCCAAGTGGTTTGTCACACAATTCCTCAAAGGAAAAATATGCACACCCATTAGCACCCAGTGGAACCTAACGAAATTTAGAGTAAgaattttaaaacaaaattagTAGACTGTTTTACACACTTAAGCAGAATACAAAACAGCACACACCTGCAATGTCCTTCCCATTACTACTTCCACCTTTTGAGGAACAGCCGTTTGCTTCCCAATCAATTCTTGAAACTTTTGCTTAAGCAGGCCTGATAAATCTTTACCAACAAAGTAGAAACCTTGCTCAGCCTGCAGACCAAGTTTACTCATTGATGTCAAAGAAATTATGATACATGTAAGAGAACTTTTTGGTAATCTACACAGATTATCAAAACTTTACCGAAGTCATTTTCCGATAGTCGACTAATGAACCAATTTCATGAACCACACACCTTTCCTGCAACAATACAgttcaaatattaaatttatttgccTATATCAGAAAAGCATACCAACTCTTACAACAGCATAATCCTGTCTAACAACCAAAGTAAGACTATATGTATACAACTACCTTCAAAGTTGCAATAAATGGTAGAAAAAGATCTCTCTGCAATCCACCTTCATACAGATTATCAGGAGCACGATTTGAGGTGGCCACAAGAATCTACACTTGCCTCCATCATGTGTATGTGAGTTACAAGTTCCTGGTTAATTTCTATCTGAAACCATAGATATGTAATCACAATGTGATAATTGTCTTGAACACCAAATAGACTTACAACGCCATTGCTGAATAGATGTCTGAATAAACGATTCAATATCAATGCATCAGCAACATCAGTCACCTGTAAAAGGTCAGTCAACATACATGAGCATGTTGCCACAAAAAATGTACAACAcatttgttttaaaaaaaaaaaaaaatcataaggaTCTAGTGCTGTAACTAGTATACCATGAATTCATCTAGACATAATAATATTGCCTCATCAGATATTTCTCCTGCAACAACTTCCAGTGGATCTGCCACACCCTTGTGCTTCTGCAAGAATTCAATATTTAACACAAACTTAGTTTAGTTTCTGTATAAGACCAATTTTCAATTAAAAGCAACATTAACAGGATAATATTGTGCAACAATGAGAGTGAAATTCACAGCCTATTCCTAACAGAcaggcttttcttttctttttttttcctctcgTGTGCTAATTCACAACATACATGTTGTGCATGTGAAACTATTGATGCAAGAAATGAAAGAAGACTGAATAGCTGAGAAGAAAACTTTGAACTCTAATCTGCAGCCTTACGTATATGAATATTTGCCAAGAACGCCTATGAATATTGTCTAGTGAAAAGAATAAGACCACAATTACTTTTCCAAAATCAAGCCTAACTTGAAAATAAACCTTTACTTCTTGACAATATAGTTTGAAGAAATACAAAGTAAGCTAGCAATATATGTTACCTGCAAGCGGCTATGGACATTCAACATGAAATCATGAAAATGAATCCTCTTTTTCCTCCAGTTCCACGGCCTGAGAAAAAAATGTCAGTTGATAAAACCAGCTGTATGTGATGAAACTATTCTATTCTTACCGTACTGATGTTCTATTTTATGTTTGCTTCTTTTGATTCTCAATAAAGCCAGAGTCTGTAACAAATGAAAACTACATGACAAGCTTACAATTGGTCAAAGAATAAGTCCATCAACATAGTCTTCCCAGTGCCTACTCCTCCATAAAGATATAGTCCTTCAACCGGCGAATGTGAAGATTGTGGCATGAAACGAGACCACAACCACCTACTCCTGAAGATGAAATTCAAAGACAAGTTTCGCAAGATAAGTAACAAGAGTTTGATCCCCCTTACAATAATGTAATTTGGAAATGGAAATACAAAAACATGTGGAAAAAACGGAATATTTACCTTCCAGATTTGTCAGAAGCAGAATAGCGATCCAACTTACAGGCATCAGCTGACTTAACAAGCTCATCATAGAGTCTTTGAAGTTCCCTTAAGGTGCCTACCTGCAGAAATCATGGTCAGTATACCCTAAAGCAAGGGAAGTTAATTGTCCTGAAAACTAAAGTACAGAAAACTCCCTTAAATAAGACACTAGTTtccaaattttcttcatcaaaataaTAGGCAACTTTCCATTCAGGTCACAACAAATACATGTTTAGTTCACATAATACAAATACCCATCTTATCACTCTATTAATATGCCGTTGTTTCACATTATTTTTGTTCCACAACAGAAAGGAAAATACTCAAAGAAGctctagtttcattacatttaaAAAATCCTTTCATTCACAATTTCCACAgaataaaaaggaataaataatcaTCCAGAATAAATTTATATGAAACTATCAATATAGTTTTACATCTAGACTATCATACCTGACAGCTATCACCATCCACAAGCTCACTAGCAGCGATTCTTCTTTCATACTCTACAAGCGGACCTGCTCTGTTCGCATCTGCAATTGAACACCGATACCAGAAACAATCAGAAATGCTTCAAAACTTCTTCTCTACTAAAGTTTCACTAGTCCTCAGCACaaacatctctctctctctctctctctctctctctcgctctaACTTCCCCCCACCCCACACGcacacaaaataaaaaaaataaaaaaaaaaagagagagaaaaggaaaggaaagggaTGCAACCTTGTTTAGAAAATTTAGCAGCTTCTGTTGACAGAGCTCTTGAGATGAGAAGTTTGGGGCATAGAAATCTCTCATTATCAGCAGAACTGATAGGTCTACAAACAGAAGTGGTGCAATTAGCATCTATCAAAAGGGGTTGTTGCCTTCTCACCAAATTAACAGAGCAATTGTTTTCTTGATACTGAAAAGCTGATAGAAGTTGGCATGCAGATATAACTCTTCTTCTCATTTTTGAATTCAGAAGCAGCTACTTCCACATAAAAGTCAGAGCCTTTACGAGCTCCTCAGGCTCTCACGAAAAGCAGAGTCCTAAAATTCACCCAaaagaagaattaaaaaaaaaaaaatcgataccatttaattaaaacttaaaataattcaaactgaaaaattactgaacgcataattagcattttcactataatatttttaactttaGACGGAATCAGAATATtcaaaaattaatcaaaatttatattaaaaaagaaCTTAAGCCAAGAAATAGAGTTCATCTTAACGGTGACAAGTCAAAGGTAGCAAcattaaataaaattcaaattcCATTAATACAACCATTAATTACTTCTTTCAACACCCAACAATAACACAAATCCAATCCTAATTACAAAGAAAATACACATAATTTTCGCTGCCAATcctcattaaaaaaaataatggcATGAAAAGTTGTAAAAATATATTGATCAAATCTGAAAACATGCAAAACAAATAAgaggaaataataaaaaaaatagaaactaGACTGGTTGAAGAAATCACCACTTGAGTTTCAAAgggtgatgatgatggtgatggtgGTGAGAATTCTAATAGTTGAGAGATGATCGTGTGGAAGATGAATGTAAGTAGAATAAATTCTCTTATGGCAGTTGCATGGTAAACAAAAATGACGTCGGACTTTGAGGAGGAAGTCCTCGggctcagagagagagagagagagaatggccTGTGAGACAGCTCCAATTTGTTTTGAGGTTGATCTTTGCGGTGGCTTTTCCACGTCGGTTGTGTGCTGTTTGTATTTTATTCGCAATTAAAAAACAGACAATTTGTGGGCCCACCACACCGGAACCTACCCTACAAACTGATCGCCACAAAAGTAATAGTATTTTTGgagtaatttttaatattaatccctcaaccttatcttatcttatcttatattttatttttatcttttaattttaatttattattaaaaaatttttaaaactttaattttattttaaaaaattcttttaatttataataataaattttcaaaaaataaattactataataaaattaatatgttAGGCATTGATTTAAAtagtatttaaaataattaatattattttaatataagtgaaaaaaaaataaaaaaataattttattattcttttcacctagtaatttattataataaattaaagaaatttttataaaataaaattaaaatttaaagattttataaaaataaattaaaattaagggaGGTAAATAAAATAATAGGCAAAGTTCAGGGACGTTACCCATCTTTTGTTTTTGTATGTGGACCCATTATAATTTACCCTGGGAGGTTTATTTCTCGTGTGGTCGACTTCAAGTGGTTGCACTGCCCACATTCAATAAAAATATTTGTCATAATGATTATTAAAGACTCAAAATTTTCAGTGATCTTCTTtaacaataaaattaaaataaagaacTTTTTAATATTAGAGTAAATTCCGAGGTACTGATACACATATAAGTTAGTTGTTGATTTGTTTTTAGTTCTatacatttaaatttatatttaaaaattatatattttataaaatattaaatatacttttatatttataataaatttataaatatttttaaaaattacatttgaaattaatttttcattgaaattaattatttgaaaagCATATTATTATctgtatatattttataaaatatatatttatttaaacatAAAACAAATATTTACTTTAGATATAAAATTTAAGtatagaaattattttattaataaaataaaattttaaaaattaaattattttaaattaaaaaacaacCGATGCTAAggattaatttattaatagaatttaaatttaagaatCAAATTATTACTTAAAAACAAACCAAAaacttatttataataattttttaagcgatttaattataattttttaatattatttatttgattgaaatttaaatttgagattttattggtTTGCAcaagattttaatattattaaactaaattttattaacaATATAAAGATTcttttattaaatcatcatattaattttctaaaattaaaaaatagttattaaatatttttttagtaaaCTACGAGTATCTCCTAATCCATTGAAGTAAGTCTAATCTTACTTGCTCTAGTAAAAAAGattgttaataaaatttaatttaataatattaaaatcattatattaattttctaaaattaaaaaatagttattaaatatttttttagtaaaCTACAAGTATCTCTTAATCCATTGAAGTAAGTCTAATCTTACTTGCTCTGGTAAAAAAGATTCATTATGAGATAAAGCGTTTTCAacagagatttttttttattcataaaaattaaatatttgatcttatttaaaaaaatacaaaatccTTTACCTCTGGTACTAACCCTCATTGGTCATAGACATTAACCCTTttctataaaattataattactaTTTTTAagtttcattcaaataatttaatttcaacAGTAAAATTTATGTTTAGATATAGAAATAataaagtataaataaaaataattaaataaaggagaaaatatatttttattatcacTTTAGATAATGTTAATTTTATTATCAAGTAATAATAGTCTTActaatttataaattgaaattaaataaatttttatctcaaaaaatataatttaataattttattaatttgaaatATAAGCAAAAGTTCTAATCACTATTCAATTAATTGGGTTGGTGGAGAGGGATTTACACGGTGAATGGACGCTGCAGGTGCAGGTGCAGGTGCCATACCATGCTGCAACATGCATGTGAACATTTGGCCAATTGCCGGGGTATTTTTTCCGCTCGCCTCCAAAAAGGCAAGCACTATTAAAGAGAGAGTGCTGTTTTCGATGTGAACCTGTGACCAAGCAAATTAGACCAGACCACTCTGTCACTGACCAATACATCAGCATTACCAAATGGTTAAATTAAGATCAACTACACgtagtttattaaaattaattatttgatgtcttttttttttaattaaattaaaaactctAATATTCTTTCTATCATTTTTATTAGAATTCTATTTTATTATAATCCAATCATTattgttttttttattaataaataaatcttTTTACTTATATAATTTAGATTTTTCATATTTCTTGAAAAAGTaattaaattgatgaaatttgatatgatatttattatttaaattaactatatataatttatcaaaattaattatttaatgtctttttttaaattaaattaaaatactcTTATATTCTTtccattattttaatttattatttaatattttcacaacaattaaaaaaataattaagttacttagattataatataaaaaccttattaatttaattaaattacacCTTATCTTACTTGATTAAGAGAAAAATGAGAAAGTGATAAAATgtgttttaaaaaattatacaaaTAATTATTGTTTTCAATAGATATAAAGGTATAATTGAAAAAGTTAATGCTATTTATTCTTCTCAAAACATAAATAATTATGGATAAAATAATTTGTAATAAACGATAGATAAAAATGGATAAaggaaatattttataaaaaaccaaaattttcaatcttttTATCAAATAAAATGTTAATAAACTTGTTTTAatcttaaatatttatattatttaatcgttgtaattttaattattcataCTGTTTAATCCTTGTAATTTTAATCATTCATATTAATTAGTTCTTTCTGTTCAAAGTTAAAACAAATTAACTGACATTTTCTTTGACGTAAATCTAACAAAATGACTAAAgagtttaattttaaaaataattgatattttaattgagttaaaaaaaagactaattaattaattttaaaatttcattttagtttaccttctctctctcactctctctctctctatatatatatatataataacattagtaaaggtaaaataataaatgttaattataattaaataaaattaatattataattttaaaactacataattttaattaaactacGTAGTATTGCATCGGAAGAACAAGTAGTTAAAAGTTCCAACTCTTTCGCTTTTAAAATCTCACTTAGGGACGATAGGTGGGTGGGTTTTTCGCAAGTATCAGACCCTAATGGGAGAATTCGAGTCCTTTTTATTTGGATTTGAATaggtttagaaaaaaaaaatacctgTCATGGATTCGAGCAACAAGTATAGGGTAAGACTGAGCATTCATTTCAAACTGAactgaatcgaatcgaaccaaattATTAAAATCGAATTAccatattttaaaaatcaaatcgaaccaaaatgaataaaaaatcaaatcgaatcgactTACACTATTttagttcgattcgatttaaacagattgatttttgatttttaatatttttttaatttagacttaatttttaagttaattgaTCTGATTTTGaccttggtttgaacctaataaccattaatcaatgaaattaaataatttatatatacaaagttacgtataattcataaatttcctgtaaaaataaatcaatttaaaaatcaataaagtaaTTCAGTTCGATTTAGTTCAATCGGTTTTTTTCTccaaaaccaaaccaaaccaaaccaaatcgaaataatcaaaatttttaaaatgcaaaatcgaatcgaattatcTCAAAAACCAAATCGAATTATCGAATTAAGGCGATTCGATTTGGTTTATT
Above is a genomic segment from Hevea brasiliensis isolate MT/VB/25A 57/8 chromosome 17, ASM3005281v1, whole genome shotgun sequence containing:
- the LOC110637834 gene encoding uncharacterized protein LOC110637834 isoform X2 yields the protein MRRRVISACQLLSAFQYQENNCSVNLVRRQQPLLIDANCTTSVCRPISSADNERFLCPKLLISRALSTEAAKFSKQDANRAGPLVEYERRIAASELVDGDSCQVGTLRELQRLYDELVKSADACKLDRYSASDKSGRSRWLWSRFMPQSSHSPVEGLYLYGGVGTGKTMLMDLFFDQLPWNWRKKRIHFHDFMLNVHSRLQKHKGVADPLEVVAGEISDEAILLCLDEFMVTDVADALILNRLFRHLFSNGVILVATSNRAPDNLYEGGLQRDLFLPFIATLKERCVVHEIGSLVDYRKMTSAEQGFYFVGKDLSGLLKQKFQELIGKQTAVPQKVEVVMGRTLQVPLGANGCAYFSFEELCDKPLGAADYFGLFKNFHSLALDGVPIFGLHNRTAAYRFVTLVDVMYENRARLLCTAEGSPLELFRRVVTVADAQQMAPRTSTRSRRNDDSEICVDNELGFAKDRTISRL
- the LOC110637834 gene encoding uncharacterized protein LOC110637834 isoform X1, encoding MRRRVISACQLLSAFQYQENNCSVNLVRRQQPLLIDANCTTSVCRPISSADNERFLCPKLLISRALSTEAAKFSKQDANRAGPLVEYERRIAASELVDGDSCQVGTLRELQRLYDELVKSADACKLDRYSASDKSGRSRWLWSRFMPQSSHSPVEGLYLYGGVGTGKTMLMDLFFDQLPWNWRKKRIHFHDFMLNVHSRLQKHKGVADPLEVVAGEISDEAILLCLDEFMVTDVADALILNRLFRHLFSNGVILVATSNRAPDNLYEGGLQRDLFLPFIATLKERCVVHEIGSLVDYRKMTSAEQGFYFVGKDLSGLLKQKFQELIGKQTAVPQKVEVVMGRTLQVPLGANGCAYFSFEELCDKPLGAADYFGLFKNFHSLALDGVPIFGLHNRTAAYRFVTLVDVMYENRARLLCTAEGSPLELFRRVVTVADAQQMAPRTSTRSRRNDDSEICVDNELGFAKDRTISRLTEMNSKEYLEHHAAMLVEKQLLQEDVIGNAVLV